A portion of the Manihot esculenta cultivar AM560-2 chromosome 2, M.esculenta_v8, whole genome shotgun sequence genome contains these proteins:
- the LOC110610192 gene encoding homeobox-leucine zipper protein HAT4, whose product MTVEKEDLGLSLSLSFPQNYHSLQLNLMPSLVPSSQRPSWNDTLSLPSSDPNSDSCRADTRSFLRGIDVNRLPSTADCEDEAGVSSPNSTVSSVSGKRSEREGNGDDQDMERDCSRGISDEEDGDTSRKKLRLSKDQSAILEESFKEHNTLNPKQKLALAKQLGLRPRQVEVWFQNRRARTKLKQTEVDCEFLKRCCENLTEENRRLQKEVQELRALKLSPQFYMQMTPPTTLTMCPSCERVAVPPSASSTVNPRPHPHMGPTLHHRPIPINPWAPAAAPFDALRPRS is encoded by the exons ATGACGGTTGAGAAAGAAGATTTGGGTTTGAGCTTAAGCTTGAGTTTTCCTCAAAATTACCATTCTTTGCAGCTCAATCTCATGCCTTCCCTTGTCCCATCTTCTCAAAGGCCTTCATGGAATGACACCTTAAGCCTTCCTTCTTCAG ATCCAAACTCTGATTCATGCCGTGCCGACACGAGGTCCTTTCTGCGAGGAATTGACGTGAACCGGCTGCCATCAACAGCTGATTGCGAGGATGAAGCGGGTGTCTCATCCCCGAACAGTACGGTATCGAGTGTAAGTGGAAAGAGAAGCGAGAGGGAAGGGAATGGAGATGATCAAGACATGGAGAGAGATTGTTCTCGTGGAATCAGCGATGAAGAAGATGGCGATACCTCAAGAAAGAAGCTCAGGCTCTCCAAGGATCAGTCTGCTATCCTTGAAGAGAGCTTCAAAGAGCACAACACTCTCAATCCC AAGCAGAAGTTGGCATTGGCTAAGCAGCTGGGCCTGAGACCTAGACAAGTAGAGGTGTGGTTTCAGAACAGAAGGGCAAG GACCAAGTTGAAGCAGACTGAGGTTGACTGTGAGTTCTTGAAGAGATGCTGTGAGAATCTAACCGAAGAAAACAGACGGTTGCAAAAGGAAGTTCAGGAACTGAGAGCACTGAAACTCTCCCCACAGTTCTACATGCAAATGACCCCACCCACCACCCTCACCATGTGCCCTTCATGTGAGCGTGTTGCTGTCCCaccatccgcatcatcaaccgTCAATCCTCGGCCCCACCCACACATGGGCCCCACTCTCCACCACAGGCCCATCCCCATCAACCCGTGGGCCCCAGCTGCAGCTCCGTTTGATGCCCTGCGTCCTCGGTCGTGA